One Nostoc punctiforme PCC 73102 DNA window includes the following coding sequences:
- a CDS encoding transaldolase family protein produces MAIYLDSAIASEAKVVKLWGWVKGITTNPTLLSQSDTPPETTLKNLVALTSGPLYYQLVASDKAGMLAEGRKAFEIIGSQTILKIPATPLGFEVVASLSPEITCSVTAIYSAAQAAVAREAGAKIAIAYVNRATRLLGDGIALVRDMASVLKGSDTEILAASIKSPEEAAASLQAGAHHLTLPLAMLQAIATHEFSQKTVEEFAKGGIGLR; encoded by the coding sequence ATGGCAATTTATCTAGACTCAGCGATCGCATCTGAAGCCAAAGTTGTTAAGCTTTGGGGATGGGTGAAAGGCATTACAACCAATCCCACGCTGTTGTCTCAAAGCGATACTCCACCAGAAACCACGCTCAAAAATTTGGTTGCCTTGACTTCTGGCCCTTTATATTATCAACTTGTGGCATCTGATAAAGCTGGGATGCTAGCTGAAGGTAGAAAAGCTTTCGAGATTATTGGTTCACAAACAATTTTAAAGATTCCCGCAACACCGTTAGGTTTTGAAGTAGTGGCGAGTCTATCACCAGAAATTACCTGTTCAGTGACAGCAATTTACAGTGCAGCACAAGCAGCAGTAGCACGGGAGGCGGGAGCGAAAATTGCCATAGCTTATGTAAATCGAGCTACGCGGTTGTTAGGTGACGGTATTGCCTTAGTGCGGGATATGGCTAGCGTCCTCAAAGGCAGTGATACAGAGATTTTGGCAGCTAGTATCAAATCTCCTGAAGAAGCAGCCGCATCATTGCAAGCCGGGGCCCATCATTTGACTTTACCATTGGCAATGTTGCAAGCGATCGCAACTCATGAATTTTCACAGAAAACGGTTGAAGAATTCGCTAAAGGAGGCATTGGTTTAA